One window of the Nicotiana tabacum cultivar K326 chromosome 4, ASM71507v2, whole genome shotgun sequence genome contains the following:
- the LOC107818863 gene encoding cytochrome P450 714C2 isoform X2: MEINSFFKVLLSLILIWLFGLFVKLYNTLIAKPLKLRLALQKQGIRGPPGTLLLGNLLEIHNAFSHASIASGTSNDFPVSHNIQSILFPFVDRWLEKYGDIFMISIGSTQILGVAKPEMRKILAPEFRLEKLKGMIKLIQEAAVTVVEQWNAEIEKAAQGGIAEIHIDEYMRRFSAEVISRTCFGSSYIEGEEIFSKLTTLWLTVSKNLEFYAIPGMRHIPTKRNREIKALEKEIQTSILKVIEERKQAGIEKNLLQTILEAAKSSGLSQDSANKFIVDNCKNIYLAGYETTAVSAQWCLVLLSVYPEWQNRVRSEVIEVCKGQLPDHDMIFRMKQLTKVINETLRLYTPVPVLPREAFADMKFGDICIPKGLNIWLLATTLHTDPKVWGPNANEFNPDRFENGVAGACTHPYLYMPFGSGVRICVGQNFALLELKILISLLLSHFSFSLSPKYVHSPTYRVVIEPQHGVHLLVKKL, encoded by the exons ATGGAGATCAATTCTTTCTTCAAAGTGCTATTGTCCCTGATTTTGATATGGTTATTTGGATTGTTTGTTAAGTTATACAACACACTGATAGCTAAGCCTTTGAAGCTCCGATTAGCTCTGCAAAAGCAGGGTATTCGGGGGCCTCCAGGTACACTCCTATTAGGGAACCTCTTGGAGATCCATAACGCTTTTAGTCATGCATCAATAGCGAGTGGCACGAGCAATGACTTCCCAGTTTCTCACAATATTCAATCAATTCTTTTTCCATTTGTAGATCGATGGCTCGAAAAATATG GTGACATTTTCATGATATCGATTGGGAGTACGCAAATTTTAGGAGTGGCTAAACCTGAGATG AGGAAGATTCTTGCCCCTGAGTTCCGCTTGGAGAAACTTAAG GGAATGATCAAATTGATTCAAGAAGCTGCAGTTACGGTAGTAGAGCAATGGAATGCCGAGATAGAGAAGGCTGCTCAAGGTGGAATTGCAGAAATACACATCGACGAATACATGAGAAGGTTTTCGGCTGAGGTGATATCTAGGACATGCTTTGGAAGCAGCTACATTGAGGGTGAAGAAATCTTCTCTAAGCTTACTACTCTATGGTTGACCGTATCCAAGAATCTTGAGTTTTACGCGATTCCAGGAATGAG GCATATCCCTACGAAGAGAAACAGGGAGATTAAGGCACTGGAAAAAGAAATTCAAACGTCCATCTTAAAAGTGATCGAGGAACGAAAGCAAGCTGGAATCGAGAAAAATTTGCTACAGACTATTCTTGAAGCTGCCAAGAGTAGTGGGTTGAGTCAAGATTCTGCAAATAAATTCATTGTAGATAACTGTAAAAACATTTATTTAGCTGGATATGAAACTACTGCTGTTTCCGCACAATGGTGCCTCGTGCTACTATCTGTCTACCCAGAATGGCAAAATCGCGTTCGTTCTGAGGTAATTGAAGTTTGTAAAGGACAACTTCCTGATCATGATATGATTTTCAGAATGAAACAG TTGACAAAGGTGATTAATGAGACATTGCGACTATATACTCCAGTACCAGTACTTCCAAGAGAAGCATTTGCTGACATGAAGTTTGGGGACATTTGCATACCAAAGGGTCTAAATATTTGGTTACTGGCGACAACGTTACACACAGATCCAAAAGTATGGGGACCCAATGCCAACGAATTCAATCCAGATAGGTTTGAGAATGGAGTGGCCGGCGCCTGTACACATCCATATCTGTACATGCCTTTTGGATCTGGAGTAAGAATATGTGTTGGACAAAACTTTGCCTTACTCGAACTCAAGATTCTGATTTCACTTCTTTTATCTCACTTTTCTTTCTCCCTCTCGCCCAAATACGTTCATTCGCCTACCTACCGTGTGGTTATTGAGCCTCAACATGGAGTTCATCTTCTTGTTAAGAAATTATGA
- the LOC107818863 gene encoding cytochrome P450 714C2 isoform X1, which translates to MEINSFFKVLLSLILIWLFGLFVKLYNTLIAKPLKLRLALQKQGIRGPPGTLLLGNLLEIHNAFSHASIASGTSNDFPVSHNIQSILFPFVDRWLEKYGDIFMISIGSTQILGVAKPEMVREIMNTSANFDKPPYYMELLKPLFGDGVITSSGAKWNSQRKILAPEFRLEKLKGMIKLIQEAAVTVVEQWNAEIEKAAQGGIAEIHIDEYMRRFSAEVISRTCFGSSYIEGEEIFSKLTTLWLTVSKNLEFYAIPGMRHIPTKRNREIKALEKEIQTSILKVIEERKQAGIEKNLLQTILEAAKSSGLSQDSANKFIVDNCKNIYLAGYETTAVSAQWCLVLLSVYPEWQNRVRSEVIEVCKGQLPDHDMIFRMKQLTKVINETLRLYTPVPVLPREAFADMKFGDICIPKGLNIWLLATTLHTDPKVWGPNANEFNPDRFENGVAGACTHPYLYMPFGSGVRICVGQNFALLELKILISLLLSHFSFSLSPKYVHSPTYRVVIEPQHGVHLLVKKL; encoded by the exons ATGGAGATCAATTCTTTCTTCAAAGTGCTATTGTCCCTGATTTTGATATGGTTATTTGGATTGTTTGTTAAGTTATACAACACACTGATAGCTAAGCCTTTGAAGCTCCGATTAGCTCTGCAAAAGCAGGGTATTCGGGGGCCTCCAGGTACACTCCTATTAGGGAACCTCTTGGAGATCCATAACGCTTTTAGTCATGCATCAATAGCGAGTGGCACGAGCAATGACTTCCCAGTTTCTCACAATATTCAATCAATTCTTTTTCCATTTGTAGATCGATGGCTCGAAAAATATG GTGACATTTTCATGATATCGATTGGGAGTACGCAAATTTTAGGAGTGGCTAAACCTGAGATGGTGAGAGAGATCATGAACACTTCAGCAAATTTTGACAAACCCCCTTATTATATGGAATTACTTAAACCTTTGTTTGGTGATGGTGTGATAACTTCATCTGGTGCTAAATGGAATTCCCAGAGGAAGATTCTTGCCCCTGAGTTCCGCTTGGAGAAACTTAAG GGAATGATCAAATTGATTCAAGAAGCTGCAGTTACGGTAGTAGAGCAATGGAATGCCGAGATAGAGAAGGCTGCTCAAGGTGGAATTGCAGAAATACACATCGACGAATACATGAGAAGGTTTTCGGCTGAGGTGATATCTAGGACATGCTTTGGAAGCAGCTACATTGAGGGTGAAGAAATCTTCTCTAAGCTTACTACTCTATGGTTGACCGTATCCAAGAATCTTGAGTTTTACGCGATTCCAGGAATGAG GCATATCCCTACGAAGAGAAACAGGGAGATTAAGGCACTGGAAAAAGAAATTCAAACGTCCATCTTAAAAGTGATCGAGGAACGAAAGCAAGCTGGAATCGAGAAAAATTTGCTACAGACTATTCTTGAAGCTGCCAAGAGTAGTGGGTTGAGTCAAGATTCTGCAAATAAATTCATTGTAGATAACTGTAAAAACATTTATTTAGCTGGATATGAAACTACTGCTGTTTCCGCACAATGGTGCCTCGTGCTACTATCTGTCTACCCAGAATGGCAAAATCGCGTTCGTTCTGAGGTAATTGAAGTTTGTAAAGGACAACTTCCTGATCATGATATGATTTTCAGAATGAAACAG TTGACAAAGGTGATTAATGAGACATTGCGACTATATACTCCAGTACCAGTACTTCCAAGAGAAGCATTTGCTGACATGAAGTTTGGGGACATTTGCATACCAAAGGGTCTAAATATTTGGTTACTGGCGACAACGTTACACACAGATCCAAAAGTATGGGGACCCAATGCCAACGAATTCAATCCAGATAGGTTTGAGAATGGAGTGGCCGGCGCCTGTACACATCCATATCTGTACATGCCTTTTGGATCTGGAGTAAGAATATGTGTTGGACAAAACTTTGCCTTACTCGAACTCAAGATTCTGATTTCACTTCTTTTATCTCACTTTTCTTTCTCCCTCTCGCCCAAATACGTTCATTCGCCTACCTACCGTGTGGTTATTGAGCCTCAACATGGAGTTCATCTTCTTGTTAAGAAATTATGA
- the LOC107818863 gene encoding cytochrome P450 714C2 isoform X3 encodes MISIGSTQILGVAKPEMVREIMNTSANFDKPPYYMELLKPLFGDGVITSSGAKWNSQRKILAPEFRLEKLKGMIKLIQEAAVTVVEQWNAEIEKAAQGGIAEIHIDEYMRRFSAEVISRTCFGSSYIEGEEIFSKLTTLWLTVSKNLEFYAIPGMRHIPTKRNREIKALEKEIQTSILKVIEERKQAGIEKNLLQTILEAAKSSGLSQDSANKFIVDNCKNIYLAGYETTAVSAQWCLVLLSVYPEWQNRVRSEVIEVCKGQLPDHDMIFRMKQLTKVINETLRLYTPVPVLPREAFADMKFGDICIPKGLNIWLLATTLHTDPKVWGPNANEFNPDRFENGVAGACTHPYLYMPFGSGVRICVGQNFALLELKILISLLLSHFSFSLSPKYVHSPTYRVVIEPQHGVHLLVKKL; translated from the exons ATGATATCGATTGGGAGTACGCAAATTTTAGGAGTGGCTAAACCTGAGATGGTGAGAGAGATCATGAACACTTCAGCAAATTTTGACAAACCCCCTTATTATATGGAATTACTTAAACCTTTGTTTGGTGATGGTGTGATAACTTCATCTGGTGCTAAATGGAATTCCCAGAGGAAGATTCTTGCCCCTGAGTTCCGCTTGGAGAAACTTAAG GGAATGATCAAATTGATTCAAGAAGCTGCAGTTACGGTAGTAGAGCAATGGAATGCCGAGATAGAGAAGGCTGCTCAAGGTGGAATTGCAGAAATACACATCGACGAATACATGAGAAGGTTTTCGGCTGAGGTGATATCTAGGACATGCTTTGGAAGCAGCTACATTGAGGGTGAAGAAATCTTCTCTAAGCTTACTACTCTATGGTTGACCGTATCCAAGAATCTTGAGTTTTACGCGATTCCAGGAATGAG GCATATCCCTACGAAGAGAAACAGGGAGATTAAGGCACTGGAAAAAGAAATTCAAACGTCCATCTTAAAAGTGATCGAGGAACGAAAGCAAGCTGGAATCGAGAAAAATTTGCTACAGACTATTCTTGAAGCTGCCAAGAGTAGTGGGTTGAGTCAAGATTCTGCAAATAAATTCATTGTAGATAACTGTAAAAACATTTATTTAGCTGGATATGAAACTACTGCTGTTTCCGCACAATGGTGCCTCGTGCTACTATCTGTCTACCCAGAATGGCAAAATCGCGTTCGTTCTGAGGTAATTGAAGTTTGTAAAGGACAACTTCCTGATCATGATATGATTTTCAGAATGAAACAG TTGACAAAGGTGATTAATGAGACATTGCGACTATATACTCCAGTACCAGTACTTCCAAGAGAAGCATTTGCTGACATGAAGTTTGGGGACATTTGCATACCAAAGGGTCTAAATATTTGGTTACTGGCGACAACGTTACACACAGATCCAAAAGTATGGGGACCCAATGCCAACGAATTCAATCCAGATAGGTTTGAGAATGGAGTGGCCGGCGCCTGTACACATCCATATCTGTACATGCCTTTTGGATCTGGAGTAAGAATATGTGTTGGACAAAACTTTGCCTTACTCGAACTCAAGATTCTGATTTCACTTCTTTTATCTCACTTTTCTTTCTCCCTCTCGCCCAAATACGTTCATTCGCCTACCTACCGTGTGGTTATTGAGCCTCAACATGGAGTTCATCTTCTTGTTAAGAAATTATGA